In Antechinus flavipes isolate AdamAnt ecotype Samford, QLD, Australia chromosome 6, AdamAnt_v2, whole genome shotgun sequence, the sequence GTTCAGAGTTCAGGCAAGTCCCTgccttttctccaccatcttgactttGTCTCCTTAGtatctttcacttttctttctcctttctttcttttttgccatctCTATTCTAAGACAGTGTTCCTTGGAGGGAATAACAGTTTACTTGTTTGGGGACAGGAAATCTATTTTTGAGACACAAAAAAGCAGTTGTTAATAGATCATTTATATAAGGCATATATGTGCTCtgagttttaagaaaaattaatctgAGAATTCTGAGGCACAAGCTGACTCATTTTGAATGACTATTAAACACTGGCACAAAGAGAGAGCAAAGTATACTTCAGTATTATATGTCTATAAAGAATTGGATAACTGTTTAGGTTAATGAGATAAATATGGACACTAAAACCATTATATGACAAATGTAAATTTCCTAGTTATAGACAAAAAATAAGCATTTGGTTACTAACCATAAATTTAAGAATTCATAGAACTCAGATATATTAGATTTCAGAGTAGCAGCATCAAAGTTGAAACTGGAAGCGAATACTACAATTGCACCTGAGGAGTAAGTCCAACTGAGTAGAATTGTCTGAGAGCTTCACCAAATCAGTGAAATCACCCCTCAGCTCAATTTTTTAAGCACAGCATGAATCAACTTAACAGTGAAAGCTTTTAACACAGATATTATATTCATCAAGGAACTTTTATGAATAGTTCCTGTGACAGTTCTAGAGGTATGACTCTTTCCTCACTTGTTCTTGCTCACTTTTCCCAATAGCTATTGAGTGCATTGGTTGGAGAGAGTTAACTGTTTTATATATAGAGTGTGATGGAATTATTTCTGCATTAGCTTTGCTATGTCTATGAGgccattattttttgttttgtcttattgCTGAGTAAATTATTAGGTTTAAGATAAAAtggtatcattattattagtggCCATTTATGTGCACAGAAGCACaccaaagaggaaactgaaagctATAGTCATAAGTAGGGGAATTATATTTCCCCTAATCACAGAATCCTGTGAGTCCTAATACAACCATTCACATCCTGGTGGTTCTTCTCTGCCAACCTATGTAAATACTGAAGTAAGGGTGTCAGCCCAGGAAgggatatatactatatatgagAGAAAAGTATCATTACAGTGCGGATGGCCACCCCATGAATGAATTACATCCCCTgcccttttttctctcattcttttttcttttttctacctcCTGTGCATTTAaatattccttcttcttccttcctattcaccaatctttcttccttctcttgtctcccttccttttctcctgtttcttcctttgcttttcttctttccctctcttctctcctcccccaatttctcttctcctttactttccttctctccttccccaggttctcctctcttttgcttttcttgttcttttctttctctcctctcctagtttctcctctcctttgctttccttctctcatccccccatttctcttctcctttgctttttttattcctttccttttctcctcctccagtttctcctcttttgcttttcttgtccccttccttctctcctccccgcagcttcttctctcctttgcttttcttgctcctttccttctctccttcctcaggttctgctctcttttgtttttctggttcttttccttGTCTCCTCTCCTAATTCCTCCTctcctttgctttccttctctcctccccgcagtttcttctctcctttgcttttcttgctcctttccttctctccttcctcaggttctgctctcttttgcttttcttgttcttttgtttctctcctctcctaatttctcctctcctttgctttccttctctcaccccccatttctcttctcctttgcttttcttgctcctttccttctccccttcctcaggttctgctctcttttgtttttctggttcttttccttctctcctctcctaatttctcctctcctttgctttccttctctcatcccccatttctcttctcctttgcttttcttgctcctttccttctccccttcctcaggttctgctctcttttgtttttctggttcttttccttctctcctctcctaattcctcctctcctttgctttccttctctcaccccccatttctcttctcttttgtttttctggttcttttccttctctcctctcctaattcctcctctcctttgctttccttctctcctccccgcagtttcttctctcctttgcttttcttgctcctttccttctctccttcctcaggttctgctctcttttgtctttctggttcttttccttctctcctctcctaatTCCTCCTCTCCTTTGCTTGCCTTCTCTCCGCCCCgcagtttcttctttcctttgcttttcttgctcctttccttctctctccttctccagtttctcctctctctccctccactttcTCTTAGGCATTTTAGGTGACTTAGTAAATAAAACTTGGGTTTGAATGCTGTCTTATACCCCAGCCAAGTCTTTCAGACTCTCGGGAGTCTGACCATTCTGACCaacttttaattataattatcacacccacacccacacatccACCCCAGCGGAGGCACCAGCTCCGCCCCGGGGAGCTCTCTGCCTTCAGGGACCATTGATTTACACTTCCGGTTTCTCACAGTACCATCCCTTAAACCCGCCTTTCGCTGACATTAACCACGCCCACACCTCCGTGGCCACGCCCCCATC encodes:
- the LOC127539864 gene encoding uncharacterized protein LOC127539864 isoform X3, giving the protein MNYIPCPFFSHSFFFFLPPVHLNIPSSSFLFTNLSSFSCLPSFSPVSSFAFLLSLSSLLPQFLFSFTFLLSFPRFSSLLLFLFFSFSPLLVSPLLCFPSLIPPFLFSFAFFIPFLFSSSSFSSFAFLVPFLLSSPQLLLSFAFLAPFLLSFLRFCSLLFFWFFSLSPLLIPPLLCFPSLLPAVSSLLCFSCSFPSLLPQVLLSFVFLVLFLLSSPNFSSPLLSFSHPPFLFSFAFLAPFLLPFLRFCSLLSFWFFSFSPLLIPPLLCLPSLRPAVSSFLCFSCSFPSLSFSSFSSLSLHFLLGILGDLVNKTWV
- the LOC127539864 gene encoding uncharacterized protein LOC127539864 isoform X2, with protein sequence MREKYHYSADGHPMNELHPLPFFLSFFFLFSTSCAFKYSFFFLPIHQSFFLLLSPFLFSCFFLCFSSFPLFSPPPISLLLYFPSLLPQVLLSFAFLVLFFLSSPSFSSPLLSFSHPPISLLLCFFYSFPFLLLQFLLFCFSCPLPSLLPAASSLLCFSCSFPSLLPQVLLSFVFLVLFLLSSPNFSSPLLSFSHPPFLFSFAFLAPFLLPFLRFCSLLFFWFFSFSPLLIPPLLCFPSLTPHFSSLLFFWFFSFSPLLIPPLLCFPSLLPAVSSLLCFSCSFPSLLPQVLLSFVFLVLFLLSSPNSSSPLLAFSPPRSFFFPLLFLLLSFSLLLQFLLSLPPLSLRHFR
- the LOC127539864 gene encoding uncharacterized protein LOC127539864 isoform X1, yielding MNYIPCPFFSHSFFFFLPPVHLNIPSSSFLFTNLSSFSCLPSFSPVSSFAFLLSLSSLLPQFLFSFTFLLSFPRFSSLLLFLFFSFSPLLVSPLLCFPSLIPPFLFSFAFFIPFLFSSSSFSSFAFLVPFLLSSPQLLLSFAFLAPFLLSFLRFCSLLFFWFFSLSPLLIPPLLCFPSLLPAVSSLLCFSCSFPSLLPQVLLSFVFLVLFLLSSPNFSSPLLSFSHPPFLFSFAFLAPFLLPFLRFCSLLFFWFFSFSPLLIPPLLCFPSLTPHFSSLLFFWFFSFSPLLIPPLLCFPSLLPAVSSLLCFSCSFPSLLPQVLLSFVFLVLFLLSSPNSSSPLLAFSPPRSFFFPLLFLLLSFSLLLQFLLSLPPLSLRHFR
- the LOC127539864 gene encoding uncharacterized protein LOC127539864 isoform X4 — protein: MNYIPCPFFSHSFFFFLPPVHLNIPSSSFLFTNLSSFSCLPSFSPVSSFAFLLSLSSLLPQFLFSFTFLLSFPRFSSLLLFLFFSFSPLLVSPLLCFPSLIPPFLFSFAFFIPFLFSSSSFSSFAFLVPFLLSSPQLLLSFAFLAPFLLSFLRFCSLLFFWFFSLSPLLIPPLLCFPSLLPAVSSLLCFSCSFPSLLPQVLLSFAFLVLLFLSSPNFSSPLLSFSHPPFLFSFAFLAPFLLPFLRFCSLLSFWFFSFSPLLIPPLLCLPSLRPAVSSFLCFSCSFPSLSFSSFSSLSLHFLLGILGDLVNKTWV